The sequence tctgcaacccaacaagaaaaacacagacttcagaggataattagaactgcagaaaaaacaatggctaccaacctgccttccattgaggacctgtatactgcacaagtcaaaaagagggctgtgaaaatatttatagacccctcacatctggacataaactgtttcaactcctaccctcaaaacgaagctacagagcactgcacaccagtacaactagacacaagaacagttttttccccgaaggccatcactctgctaaacaaataattccctcaacactgtcaaactatttactaagtctgcactactattctcatcgttcctatcacccatctcctcccacttatgactgtatgactgtaattttattccttgcatccttacgatttgtattgatattgtttcctgattgactatcattaagtgttctactttaagattcttgatgaacatatcttttcttttatgtatactgagagcatatgcaccaagacaaattccttgtgtatccaatcacacttgaccaatacaaattctactctactctactctactctactctactctactctactctactctactctactctactctactctgttctttcTCCATTGTGCACCATGGACACGTTCtcacctagaatagaatagaatagaatagaatagaatagaatagaataacataacataacataacataacataacataacataacataacatcagagttggaagggaccttggaggccttctagtccaaccccctgcccaggcaggaaaccctacaccatctcagtcagatggttatccatcattttcttaaaaatttccagtgttggagcatttacaacttctgaaagcaagtcgttccacttattaattgttctgactgtcaggaaatttctccttagttctaagttgcttctttctttgatcagtttccacccattgcttcttgttctaccctcaggtgctttggagaacagcccgactccctcttctttgtggcagtccctgagatattggaacactgctatcatgtctcccctagtccttctttttgttaaactagacatacccagttcctgcaaccgttcttcatatgttttatcctccagtcccctaatcatctttgttgctcttctctgcactctttctagagtctcaacatcttttttacatcgtggaatagaatagaattctgtattggccaagtgtgattggacacacaaggaatttctcttggtgcatacgctctcagtgtacataaaagaaaagatcatcaagaattcttgaTACTCGGTATGGAGAAAAATAACTGCAGGCAAGAAAAGAGATAACCTGTAATAATGGGAAGATTAGTGGCAACACATGTGGGAAGGCTAATCAACAATACCACATCTGGTCGGTAGCAGCTGCTTTCCTGTAGGTGGTGTTTCATGCACCCCTTGTGCCACCTGCTGGATATTGTAGACTTGATGGCAAGGAATCTCCAGCCCAGTTTTATGGGAATGTTTTATTTCTACTAAGTTgagtttttagggaggaaaaaacaGCAACACCCTATTTCGGTTAAGTAATCTGAAGTTTCAGAGAAGCAGTTGCTGGATCTGTTTCTGAGCCACATCATTCCAGGAAAATCATTTAAGGGAAGATCTGGACTGCTTTCCGGGCACTTCATATTCCGAGTCACATTTGGAAAAGGAAACGTTGAAAATAGCTCCTCGCTCTTGAAACATGACAGTGGAAAGGCAGGCTGGGAATCTAAGGCTCGGAATGCCACCCGACACCTGGAGGGACAGGATCTAATAATGCTTCCCCAGAGATTTGCAAGGAACCAGCAGTTGATTATGCACAATAGGACTCTCATCCCCTGTTTATATGCAGTAGCAAAGAATAAACCCAGGGTTCAATAGCCTGAATTGCAGTTTCCTTTTTGAGATGAAAACTTTGCTTTTTCTTAAAATGACCCAAAATGATAGAATCTGAAAaccaaatttgagattttaataaCTAAATTTATTCTGAAAcaggatccttccttccttccctcttcttccttccttccctccctcttcttccttccttccttccctcttcttccttccttgtcttccttccttccctccctcttcttccttccttccttccctcttcttccttccttgtcttccttccttccctccctcttcttccttccttccttccctcttcttccttccttgtcttccttccttccttccctccctcttcttccttccttccttccttccctcttcttccttccttctttcttgtcttccttccttccttttcttgtcttccttctttcccttttgtcttccttcattccttccctccttcattcctctcttctcccttctctttcctcatcttccttccttccttctttccctcttgtcttccttccttctttcctccctcccttctttttcctgcctcccatccatccatctatattgaTTTTCCTCCATCTGCTTTGAGACCATCTCAACCtgcaagtccatttcttaaaatgTTGGGTAGTCAAACCATTGACTCGGTGTAGATGCGCTAAGCCTTCAGACGTTTGCCTTGGTTTTAGTTTACTGTGTTAATAAAACTCAGAACTGTGGTTTGTGCTACACGGCTCTCGAATCATGATGCTGTCTGAATGCAGGCACTTGTAGCTTGTATAACAAACCATGCTTAACAAACCATGGCTCAAGGTCATAAACTCAAGGCTGGAGAAAATCTGTATAGCACTTCTTTGTTGCAAACTCTTTGTGAATGACAGTTCCTTCTTCTATCTGGCATGTATAATCCAAGGGAAGGAAGaatatttttctctgtttctcccaTTGTGTTGATGGCTTTTCAACTCGTGCCTCAAACTCTGGCTTTCTTTTGGGGAGTAAAGGAAAGAAATCAATAGAGGAAAGAATAGAGTATAAAGAATAGGACAGTCCGccagttttcttttttccttctttttaaacaGTAACGTTCTACAACCTTGGGAAGGTTTATTTTAATGCTTTCTGAAAGGCCCACCTCTCTCGAGGCACAATAATATACTTAAAATACACTTAGAAGCATACCCTGGAGGTACGAAAAAGGTTTCCAACTCTTGGATTTTAAGGCAAAGAAACATTTCATTGCTTATTTTGACTTCTTGCCTGAGATCAGCTGCGAAAGAGCTTCTGTCGAGAAAGTAGTACAGCCAAATTCAACTTTGGTTCCAACAAagcaaagaaacacacacacacacacagaggcacacACTCAGACTCGAAAAgtgctttgcttttgttttgcctAAGCATTCGTCAGTACTTTCTAAATTTAGGCTTTCTCTCAACAATCCCCTGCAGAGAAAATAATGATTTGAGGCCTGTGACTCACTGGTCAAGAGGGCAGGGGAGTATAAAACAGCCCACTCCAGCTTGGATGCCCTctgggtgttgtggtccaccagcagcctgcagagctggcagcggagtgggacagtgaggaggctggggaggacaatgggtcagtcctgagaaaggggaaggcctggatgagagctctgtgtcggaggcagagatggggccagggccatctgggagcaatgtgtggactctggagcctccataggtggacagcagagtggcaggggaacagggggagcctgttcttaggacatgcatgcgaagagctgccagaaggcaagagcagctaaagcaaaaaggacgactcgggagtaaggccaggagatgattggcccctcccttaaggcttaaaagagcagcgagggaaagcaacgttgctacatttgtttctagtcagcgtctcttgtggggttcttgccaagaaaagcttttggtaGGGCaccaaagaagacaaaagtttgtgataaggccgaaggacattttctgaaggactttgttttgggctTAATTCggacaaagctgagaatgaagtaattctcagctgttctaataaaatatgattgtttaggactgattgtgtctggtaaaaactacttgggcctgagtcacaacactgGGGAGAAAACTGTGGCATAGAACCCTAACTACCTGGAGGGCACCTGGTTGAAAAAGTTCATGTTtatcaggagggaaaaaaaatcctcgGTAAGATTTGCCCTTCCTTCTGATTTTCCAAATAATTCTGGAGTGAACAAAGATATGGACAACTTGTTTTTGTGGGGTgcttagtgttctctgagcttggttgttttcttgcagacatttcatggcccagctaggtaatatcatgagtgctagaaaggaatggggtgtgtggagaggaggaggaggagcaggagaaggcgaagaagaagaagaagaagaagaagaagaagaagaagaagaagaagaagaagaagaagaagaagaagaagaagaagaggaggaggaggaggaggaggaggaggaggaggaggaggaggaggaggaggaggaggaggaggaggaggaggaggaggaggaggaggaggaggaggaggaggggaggaggagaggaagaggaggaggaggggaggaggagaggaagaggaggaggaagaggaggaggaggaggaggaggggggaggagaagaagaggaagactgtAGAATAATATGGTATTTAGttggtcatgaaatgtttgcaccaagctcagagattatcaaggactccacagttcaaccctgagctacaaatatttattGGGCAAACAAAGAACTCTTTGCTTGATAAATATCAACTCAGTGGAACTTGCCTTTCTCTAGTCTAGGTTATACAAGAAGGATCCGCAATGGAGAGGGCCACCCCAACAGATGATAGGCATTACTCAGAGTTGTGCTATGCAAAGGAACGAGCACTTGGCCAAAAGGAGAGGCCAGCCAAAGACCAAAGAGGATCTTTCCTTCTGCAATCCAGTAGAGCATATTAACATCTTCAATCTTGATGCAAATCCCAGGTCTAGTGTCTTCTCACCTTCTATGGACCACAGATAACAAGACACCAAATCAGGGTTGCTTTGTGATGTGTGTGTGAAGACATATGCCAATCACAGCTCTTGACATTTTGCTGCATGTCCTTCTCCAGCAAACCTGACCACCTATGAAAGACGTTAATTCAAGTCTATCCAGAAGATTCTGACATTGCATTAATCTGCTCTACAGCTTCACCACACCTCCTCCCCAAAGGGTGTGAAAAACGTCAAAAGCCCAAGGGAATCGCTGTCAGGTAAACAACTGAACCATCCAGATATGTCACATCCTCATCTCCGGTAGGCCACCTCAGCAAAGGGTCAACATCTCAGATGGCTGCCATTTTCCTGTCAAACTGAACTCTCTTTCAGCAGGTCCTTCTCCCTTAACGGGGTCCAGGGGCCATTTTGCCCTGCTGGTTCCTGGCCCATTCAACCCTCAAGAAACGCCCTTGGAGGGATAAGCCTTTCAACGCTGTAATGGCCTCCTCAGCCTTGGATTGGTCTCTGTAGCTGAGGAACGCTTGATGTTGTGCgcctctccaggagagccttgCTGGAGTCACGTGGTGCGTTTTGAGGGCCTCCTTTAAGTCACTCACCCTGGTTCCAGAGGAGATGTTGCCCACGTAGACAGTGGCAGGAGCACTGGGGGGGCCTCTTTCATCGGATAAAGCCTCTCCTTCTCGCCGTGGTTGGGCCAAGCTGGTCGTCTCCGCCTGCGACCTGCTGCCTTCTGGAAAGTTCTCCTTGGCTGCTCTCAGTGTCTTCTCAGCAGTTAAAGTATCAGGCTGTTGATCTTTGAGGAGAACATCTTTGCCTTCCAGCTTCTCTCTGCCGTGAAGAATATTGAGGACTGGGATTTTCTTCAGCGTTTCCTGGCTGATCTAAAAGGAAGAGAAATGTAATTAAACAAACTTCAGGGTAACAGTTATACCTACCCACCCGATTCTTCCAGGAGCATCACGAGGGCATCAAAAGATGCTTTAAGATAAGGCCAAGTGGTCTGAGGAACAAGATGCTACCaggaaggagtgtgtgtgtgtgcgtgtgtgtgtgtagactcTGAGCTTGACGATCTGCCCTGTTGAAACCCCATTGTCCTTACAACTCTTTGCATAGAAAGAAGcagcatctgtctgtctatctccatgcatcatcatatctatctatctatatatccatccatccatccccatccatccatccatcccgatctatcttatctatctatctatctatctatccatccatccatccatccatccccatccctctctctctcatccatccatcccgaTCTATCTAgcttatccatctatctatctctccatccccatccatccatccatccatccatccatccatccatccatccatccatatctatttatctatctatctatctatctatctatctatctatctatctatctatctatctatctatctatctatccacccatccatatctatctatctatctatctatctatctatctatctatctatctatctatctatctattatctatctatctatctatgtctatccatccattcatccccaTCCATCccgatctatctatcttatctatctatctatctatctatctatctatctatctatctatctatctatctatctatccatccatccccatccctctgtctctctcatccatccattccAATCTATCTAgcttatccatctatctatctatccctccccatccatccatcgatatctatgtatctatctatctatctatgtatctatctatcatccatcccatcccatccatccatccatccatccatccatccatccatccatccatccatatctatctatctatctatctatctatctatctatctatctatctatctatctatctatctatctatcttctttccttccctcccccaaccCCCTTTTCTATTTACTCTGGCGAcatctggatttctatttctttttttgtcattTCCCTCATATACTTTCCCATTATTGACAttgttcatctatctatcatcttttattcgtatctctgtctatcatctctatttGCCTGCCTCTCTCTTATCCCCCTTCCCCAATCAAATTTACATACTGTAGCTGTCTATTTCTCCCAAATTTATCTTAATCCTGAAAATCTAACTGGGAATTCTGAACGTGAAGAAAGTAATAGGTTCCTCTTATCTTTTCttatcttatctttcctcttatcctcgtatcttttcttttatgtacactgagagcatatgcaccaagacaaattccttgtgtgtccaatcacacttggccaataaaattctattctattctattctattctattctattctattctattctattctattctattctattctattctcagcagCTGTGGGAATAAAACACAGGgggataaaaataaagaagggaaGGTCCTTTTCGGAAAATATAACCATCCCAGGGCTTCTGAAATATATTGAGAGTCCTTCTGATGTCCCATCAGGTAGCATTTGCCATCACAATCAAAGTCcctgtgtttttcttttcctctctcccccctcctgtcTTCTCTGCTAGGGTGGGCTGGGGCTTTCTCTCAGTCCTGGCTGGAGAGGTCACAACGCTGGGATCAAAAAGGACCCTCTGTCCATCAAAGGAACAGATGGGAGCGCCTGGAGGGAAATCTTTTGCCTTCGGGCCCGAATGGCAGCTTTCATCTCCTTTTCTCTGATAAGTGAAGATCGGGGCCAGATAAGCGGCTCGGCTGAAGACCCATCTTGTCTGCTGGGGTGTCAAAATCGGCACCAAGATGAAAGAGTCTCTGGAGCCTCGTCCAGAAGCTGGCAGATTTCTCTTGCCATTAGAGGCCGGGGAGCCCAAAACGGCCAAGAACAAATTCATGGAGACTGAATTCCAACACCAGAaggatctctctccctccctccctccctctttcctcttctctctctctctctctttctcccttctctctctctctgtctcctctcttctctctctctctttctctcttctctctctctcctctctttctctctctctctctttcctctgttctctctctttctttctgtctctctctctctttctcctgtctctttctctttctttctctctctttctctctcctctgttctctctttctttctttctctctttctttctttctctctcctctctctctctttctcctctctcctgtctctctccttctttccctctcctctctttctctctcctctctctctctctctctctctctgtgtaacaGGAAGAGATGGAAGGGAGACAGGAATGTCCATGGTTGGGCGCAGTGGCAGCCAAGGCCATCCTTGGTAGAAATAGGAAAGAAGGGCTGAAAGTCAGCTAGACCacatgtgtttctcaaccttggcaacttttgaagaggtctggacttcaactcccagaattcccactcCAGCCATGGAGTTGCAGAGGAAACCTACCTTATTCCACATGACTCCCCAAGGTTTTGGCCGCTTGCATTCTGTCTTGATGGTCCTTGTTGGGGTCAGGATGTAATCCACAGTTAGATCGTGGTCATCGAGAAGCTCTTCCGGAATGTCCACTACCTAGTAGAGATGGCGAAGTGTAGGATAATCACACAGGGGGTCCTTTAGTACCTTCAAAGGACATTTTTCACTTCATCAAATCATTTCCCTCATCCCAGTTCTACAATCTGGGGGTGTCTCCAGAAATATGAACTTCAGTTCTGGAGTGTCCCAACCAGCCAGGCCATTTCCAAAACTCTGGAAGTCGATTTTCATGGGCCAACCTGAGAAGGCGTCCAAGGTCCAAGAAGGCTGATTTGACGTCCTAAGGACCAGCAACAGAACCTTGACTTTGGCCCAGGAATTTGGCAGGTAGATGAAGCTGCCTGAGAGACAGATGTCTCTACCTTGGTCAGGATGATGTATCTTAATGAAGACAACGTTTTCTAGCATTGCAAGCAAAGAACGTGGGACCTTCTCAAACAAATCGTGTTGGAGGTTCTACTCAAATGAGCACCAGTCCTTTACTAGAGCTAGTGCAGCTGATAACAGTACTGGAATCGTGACCTCAAATTAATCTTTAGATGACATAAAATTAGTGTGTTGGTGGTATTCTGGAAGCCATTGAGAAGAGGTCTATCTCTGTCACTGATTAAAGTGAGCTGGATCACCATGTCTTTTCATGAGAAATGTTTATCTTAGATCAgggtatcagggttccaagtaatacacccaggggtgaaatgtaaaatttgttactaccggttctgtgggcgtggcttggtgggtgggtgggtgtaatgtgactgggtggacgtggccaacttttttttaacttttaaaagcattttttctacaacctcttcggctgaagaagttgtaaaaaatgcttttaaaagcctctgacgatcccagctgagccacgtgatcgtcagagtcttttttttttacttttaaaagcatttttgcggccaaaaaaaaatgcttttaaaagtaaaaaacgaaaacgaaaaaccctctgatgattgtgcggcttagctgggcatgggggagggcagggatttttgctaccagttctctgaaccacccactgtcagcgctaccggattgggcaatccggtccaaaccgggaccaTTTCAGCCCTGCCAGAATTCAACAGTTGAAACCCGTACATCAGAGTTTCTAAAGCAGGGAGACTATGCCTGaaatctctttccctcctcccaaAGGTTTTTAGCTCCCTTGCTGTAACCATTACCTGACAATCATGGACTGCTGTGATGACCGCTGTCCTGGGCCCTACTGCTCCCATAGAAACCATCATGGCGTATTCCATGTCTGCGAAGCCTTCTCCTTTCCCAATCCGCCAGCCTATAGTAAGaaacaggtaaaggtaaaggttcccttcacacatgcgtgctagtcgttcctgactctagggggcggtgctcatctccgtttcaaagccgaagagccagtgctgtccagagacgtctctgtggtcatatgaacCAGAGATAAACgcaaaaggcgcacagaacactgttacacagaacgctgttacacagaacgctgttaccttcccaacattcagggggggtccgcggacctcatgggcattacggagacctggttgggtccagaggggggggttccccttgttgagctgtgccctccaggtttccgagcatttcatcagccgagggcccaaggtaggggtgggggggtggcggttgttattaaggaagatctagagccgagggaggccactgttcctcagattgccagctgtgaatccctctatgtgcggtggggccataggaatcagttgggcttgttgatcgcgtacctggctccttgctgcgtgaccacagccctgcctgagctgttggaggtacttgccgctgtggcggttgagacccccagacttatagtcatgggggatttcaaccttccatcagctggcttgttatcgacggcagctcgggagttccaggcttccatgacggccttggacttgattcaagtaaatgatggccctacgcacatggggggaggcacgctggatctgatttatatctctgaacagtggttaaatgatctggaattagatgatttagtaacagaaccaatgtcatggtccgatcattttctccttcgcctagacttccgaaccgccactcaccatcgcagggagacggaacctata is a genomic window of Ahaetulla prasina isolate Xishuangbanna chromosome 12, ASM2864084v1, whole genome shotgun sequence containing:
- the MTHFSD gene encoding methenyltetrahydrofolate synthase domain-containing protein isoform X2 codes for the protein MERMGSSGVSKWDIRNKIWDYMEANNLADFPRPVHHRIPNFKGASVASVRISTLGEFRSARTVKANPDSPQKDIRFLTLEARKTLLVPTPRLRTGLFNRIVPPPGATKETLRKCATSQGVRDYSVPIGLDAKVHVDLIVVGSVAVSEKGWRIGKGEGFADMEYAMMVSMGAVGPRTAVITAVHDCQVVDIPEELLDDHDLTVDYILTPTRTIKTECKRPKPWGVMWNKISQETLKKIPVLNILHGREKLEGKDVLLKDQQPDTLTAEKTLRAAKENFPEGSRSQAETTSLAQPRREGEALSDERGPPSAPATVYVGNISSGTRVSDLKEALKTHHVTPARLSWRGAQHQAFLSYRDQSKAEEAITALKGLSLQGRFLRVEWARNQQGKMAPGPR
- the MTHFSD gene encoding methenyltetrahydrofolate synthase domain-containing protein isoform X4, translated to MERMGSSVSKWDIRNKIWDYMEANNLADFPRPVHHRIPNFKGASVASVRISTLGEFRSARTVKANPDSPQKDIRFLTLEARKTLLVPTPRLRTGLFNRIVPPPGATKETLRKCATSQGVRDYSVPIGLDAKVHVDLIVVGSVAVSEKGWRIGKGEGFADMEYAMMVSMGAVGPRTAVITAVHDCQVVDIPEELLDDHDLTVDYILTPTRTIKTECKRPKPWGVMWNKISQETLKKIPVLNILHGREKLEGKDVLLKDQQPDTLTAEKTLRAAKENFPEGSRSQAETTSLAQPRREGEALSDERGPPSAPATVYVGNISSGTRVSDLKEALKTHHVTPARLSWRGAQHQAFLSYRDQSKAEEAITALKGLSLQGRFLRVEWARNQQGKMAPGPR
- the MTHFSD gene encoding methenyltetrahydrofolate synthase domain-containing protein isoform X6, whose translation is MERMGSSVSKWDIRNKIWDYMEANNLADFPRPVHHRIPNFKARKTLLVPTPRLRTGLFNRIVPPPGATKETLRKCATSQGVRDYSVPIGLDAKVHVDLIVVGSVAVSEKGWRIGKGEGFADMEYAMMVSMGAVGPRTAVITAVHDCQVVDIPEELLDDHDLTVDYILTPTRTIKTECKRPKPWGVMWNKISQETLKKIPVLNILHGREKLEGKDVLLKDQQPDTLTAEKTLRAAKENFPEGSRSQAETTSLAQPRREGEALSDERGPPSAPATVYVGNISSGTRVSDLKEALKTHHVTPARLSWRGAQHQAFLSYRDQSKAEEAITALKGLSLQGRFLRVEWARNQQGKMAPGPR
- the MTHFSD gene encoding methenyltetrahydrofolate synthase domain-containing protein isoform X5, with amino-acid sequence MERMGSSGVSKWDIRNKIWDYMEANNLADFPRPVHHRIPNFKARKTLLVPTPRLRTGLFNRIVPPPGATKETLRKCATSQGVRDYSVPIGLDAKVHVDLIVVGSVAVSEKGWRIGKGEGFADMEYAMMVSMGAVGPRTAVITAVHDCQVVDIPEELLDDHDLTVDYILTPTRTIKTECKRPKPWGVMWNKISQETLKKIPVLNILHGREKLEGKDVLLKDQQPDTLTAEKTLRAAKENFPEGSRSQAETTSLAQPRREGEALSDERGPPSAPATVYVGNISSGTRVSDLKEALKTHHVTPARLSWRGAQHQAFLSYRDQSKAEEAITALKGLSLQGRFLRVEWARNQQGKMAPGPR
- the MTHFSD gene encoding methenyltetrahydrofolate synthase domain-containing protein isoform X1, with translation MERMGSSGVSKWDIRNKIWDYMEANNLADFPRPVHHRIPNFKGSFQTGVSLKSWEGFDRAREVKVDPDKPLEGIRLSVLQARKTLLVPTPRLRTGLFNRIVPPPGATKETLRKCATSQGVRDYSVPIGLDAKVHVDLIVVGSVAVSEKGWRIGKGEGFADMEYAMMVSMGAVGPRTAVITAVHDCQVVDIPEELLDDHDLTVDYILTPTRTIKTECKRPKPWGVMWNKISQETLKKIPVLNILHGREKLEGKDVLLKDQQPDTLTAEKTLRAAKENFPEGSRSQAETTSLAQPRREGEALSDERGPPSAPATVYVGNISSGTRVSDLKEALKTHHVTPARLSWRGAQHQAFLSYRDQSKAEEAITALKGLSLQGRFLRVEWARNQQGKMAPGPR
- the MTHFSD gene encoding methenyltetrahydrofolate synthase domain-containing protein isoform X3 — translated: MERMGSSVSKWDIRNKIWDYMEANNLADFPRPVHHRIPNFKGSFQTGVSLKSWEGFDRAREVKVDPDKPLEGIRLSVLQARKTLLVPTPRLRTGLFNRIVPPPGATKETLRKCATSQGVRDYSVPIGLDAKVHVDLIVVGSVAVSEKGWRIGKGEGFADMEYAMMVSMGAVGPRTAVITAVHDCQVVDIPEELLDDHDLTVDYILTPTRTIKTECKRPKPWGVMWNKISQETLKKIPVLNILHGREKLEGKDVLLKDQQPDTLTAEKTLRAAKENFPEGSRSQAETTSLAQPRREGEALSDERGPPSAPATVYVGNISSGTRVSDLKEALKTHHVTPARLSWRGAQHQAFLSYRDQSKAEEAITALKGLSLQGRFLRVEWARNQQGKMAPGPR